The genomic interval tatatatttatatatattatgtacatattaatatatacatacatacacgccTACATAAAACACATGGACAAAAGATAAAATAAGAGGTAAACAATACAACCACTGGAGAATGCCCTAATGGTTTTCTCCTGCAGGGTCTCGCTGTATTCTGGAGTATGACATCATATTAGCTTTATAGTCTTGGTCGCTAAATACTGAAGAAAGACGAGCTGGGGAACACAACACTAAAACCGTTTCTACTTGGACCATGAGCATTAAAATAATCCAGTTTTAATTTTTAATCCCATTGACACTTTTCTTGCTGCACCTGAAAGGGAAAAAGACAAAATGGTAAATGTCTGAATAATGGGACAAAACAATTTACAAAAAGGGGACCCCAGCAATTACATAAATGCAGGGTCCGACCTAGTTGTCAAAACCAGACACAGCCTGTATAACAGTGGAACTATCACATACTGAGGGCATACTAAATGCCCTTCGTATGCAACTTCCACAGAGTTGGTATGGAGCGGATATAAGTACGTGCTCACTTTATCACCACTTAAAGAAGAactccagtgtgtgtgtgtgtgtgtgtatatatatatatatatatatatatatatatatatatatatatatatatatatatatatatacacacacacattaaggAATTTTCATGTACttgttcctatatatatatatatatatatatatatatatatatatatatgtatatgttccccgtatgtgtatgtatatatatatatatatatatatatatatatatatatatatatatatggatatccctttctagctaaaaaaaaataaataaaaaggaataaCTATAAGGGTCATCTTTTCCCAattgggtcatgtgatctcaaACAACAGAACTTTCTGTATGATTGAGCATGGACTGTACCACACAGACTGTCCATGGTGGGACTAGATCAGATATTAATAGCTACTGCTGTAGGGATAGAAGAGCAGTATACATGAAAGAAGCCTGGAGAGTGACagtcaggggcagagatggaaaataAGTGTTTTGCTAGGAGTTCTTCTTACTGACAGCTTCactgtaaagttatgtgctcccttctGGGGCACTGCtttccacactgctcttctgatgCACACTAATGCTTGTACAAACAAGCGGTCAAACTGAGACTGTAATGAACCTGGATAGATAGTCTGACCTCCTGTTCAGGAAACCACACAGAGGAGAGTTCAGTACTCTGGAGGTGAGCACATGACCTCACAAGAAAGCAGTCAGCAGTCAGTTATTTCAATAATATACTACACATGATCTCAATTTGAACTGGaggttacatttttctttttttgactgCTTCTTTAAACTCTTGCTTATAAAAGGTGAGCATGTACGGTGTCACTCTAGTGATCGGTGTGGCCACCAGCTATATGTTTAGTGGGATACCTCCTTTAAATGACAATACATGTTTATGGAACTGTACTTAGCTCTCTAAGAGAATAAAGTATTAACTAACACCCACTGATATCAGTGGGATGTTCATTTAGGTAGACATTGCTAATCCTCCAGAACATTTTGCTCAGGCTGACCAATGTGCTGCCCCAAACAGGTGATCTTACACCTATTACCTACTCAATAATAGATGTTCAGGTTGTCCATTTACCATTTAAAAAGAACTGGACATATTGTTCCCCTGGTTGTGGAGAGACACCAGCAAATCACTGATCTTCTCCATGTTCTGATCGGTTGTCATTGAGGAATTCTCATTCATTTGCTGGGACAGGAGTGTGGTCACTGACTGTCCATCAGCTTGGGATTGGCCTGGCTGAGCTAGCGCCATCATCTGATCAGGCAATGATCCAGCTCCTGAAGACATCAGCTGACTGCAGTCTGTAGAGAGAACATAACACTGGATTAATGGAGATTTATTTACAAATGCTATAAAGCTGTATAACATAACAAAAACTGTGATTGAGCCCAAAATTCCCTAGCAAATTACAGTGAAAAGGATTAAAACTACCAAAATATTTCACTCAACAGCCTTTGAAATGTTCCACATATATTCATGAAGCAAAGTATCTGAAATAACTCAGTTATAGGGAAGAACTTACTGTTCTGGATTCCAAAGAGGAACATCCCAGTGGTCTGTGGAGATGACGCTGATGTACCCTGCAGCTGACTCATGGCTCCCCCCGCTGAGCTGTGGAACATGGCAGCCTGCTGCTGAGGAGGGGGTGTGCTCCCCTGGATGGACTGGGAGTACATGCTGGACTGCTGCAGATCTGGTGGGCCCATACTGTTCTGCAAGGCTGACATAGAGGCTGGGGACATATATAATGCCACTTGTTGCTCTGGAGATGTGGGTGAGGCTTGAACAAGCTGGAGTTGTGGGGAGTTATGAAACATGGGTGACTGTTGCTGCTCATGCTGAGAGGTTACTGGGCTCTGCGCCTGGAACTCCATGTTTTGTGCATGAAATAGGGCTTGGTTTTGTTGCTCTTGTGTAGCCATTGGTTCCTGGTTCTGActaaacagcatattttgctgctgTTCTTGTGCAGCCATATTGGCCATAGAGCTTTGGGCACTAAAGAGGATATTCTGAGTCTGCTCATGAGGTGAAGGACTACTTTGCATGCTGACCATGGAGTGAGTTGCTTGAAAAATAGACGTCTGTTGGTTCTGTGCTTGGAAGAGGTTCTGCGGTGACTGCTGTTGCTGCTCCTGGGCAATGGTTGAATTCTGTATATGAGACAATTGGGCTTGTTGCTGGAATGCAGCTTGTTGCTCTGGACTTGTTGCTCCTTGGAGCTGTGGGAGGGAATTCTGGCTTGAGAAGAATGACAATGACTTCTCTTGAGGCACTTGGCTGCTCTGTAGGGAGCTCATGGCGTACATGTTCGTGGCAGACTGCTCTGGTGGAGACGTAATTGATTCTTGTGGATGGAAAAGTGAAGACTGCATCTGGTCTTGTGATGAAGAGGAGCCCTGATTCTGCCCAATGGAGCCTGAAGGGTGAAAGAGACTTCCTTGTGTTTCTTGAGATAAATTTTGGTTGTCTCCTATAgtattctgggagtggaatagtGGAGCATGTGAGTGGGGAGACTGCTGAAGAAAACCACCTTGCTGAAGGGCCATCATGTCCCCAGCTTGTTGGTACAGTCCGGTCCCTTGCTGCTGACTACCAGTTGTTTGAACCCCAAGCATGTCTTCTGCAGGTGAGAAGAGGTTGACTTGGGCTTGTCCATCTCCACTGTGCTGCATCTGGACAATGGACTGAAAAACATTGTTCTGCATCTGTTCTGTTTGACTTGGCGTATTGTCATTATCTGCAGTAGTGGAAGACTGGAAGAGACTGGAGCTGGAGGCAGAGACTTGCTGCTGCCCCGTGCTGCCATCATTTCCAGTGACTCCAGATGTGGAGAACATGTCACACTGCATCTGCATCTCTTCACTGGTAGTGAGGCCACTCATTAAGTGAGATCCTTGTTGGTACACGGGTGACTGAATGCTACCTGCACCAGGGCTCTGAGTTTGGAATATGTCAGATTGCATTGGTCCCGTGGCCTGGTGgatattttgctgcatttccaTCACCATGGATGCATTGGTTTCCATAGCTTGCTGCTGACTTGCCATGGAGTTCTCAGCTTGCTGAAGAAGACCTTCAGGTCTCCCAGAGAGGACATTCTCTGGTCTGCTATGCACAGAATCAGGGGAAGAAAACATGCTTTGATTCTGATTATTCTGCATTGAGCCAATAAGTTGAAAAATCCCAGTTTTTAGCTGTTCTTCTACTTGCCCCATTGCAGACTGTTTGTTTTCATTTCCACCTTGACTAGAAAACAAGACACAAGATAACTGCTGTTGGGCCTCCAGAACTTGCTGGACCAGGTCCACTTCTGTGCTGTTGCCACTTACCCCAGACTGAAAGCTCCCAGACTGAAGCTGGTGAATGGGGTTTTGCATTGGGTTGCTAGGTGCAGAAAATAAGCTAGCAGACATCTGCTGCTGCAACGTCTGAGCCTGTTCCTGTAATGCAGGCTGCTGAGCCTGTTGTGTAGCTTCTGCCATCTGTGACAGGGTGACCATTGTCCTATCTGACTGCATAGTGTCTCGGGTCTGGGACTCCATGGCCTGAAACGCTGTTGTCTGCTGCATGATAGAATCCTCGCTCTGGCTGGGAGGTGATACTTGGAAACTGCTAGGCTGAGCAATGTCTTGAGTCTGGAGGGTAGGCAGTGGTTCTGGGCTGAAGACCTGCACTTGAATTGGGGTCTGCTGGTCCTTTTCAGATGGGAGGTGGGACACCGAAGGTGAAAAGGACCCACTGGTAGGGGAGCTCTCCAGGTTCTGCTGAGCAGATGCAACAATCTGTGATGTCTGGgggtaaaatgaaaaaaataaatgctcatGTTCATATTTATCTGCAATTACGTTTTATAAACCAAGACTGGAGCAAATCTTATTAGAACCAAAATAAGCCGCTAACACCATGTTACTGTGACCGGACATTTCTCCAAATGAATAGCGATCCATGTAATTCCTGTAAGGGCTAGGCCAGTCTAGCTGTTCTAATCTCTGTTCTAAATGATTAAGTAGGGCTCTGAACAAGGGACCTAATAAAGCATATGGATGATGATTAACTTGGGACATGCCCTCTGATGCAAAACCATGGTTTTTAATCATTCGGAGAAATGTCATGACTTACATTACACCCATATCAAAATCATTTTCATGATTACAACTAGGCAAGTGAAAAACTTCTAATTACTCAAGACTCATCTGCATCTGAAGCTCAGTTTGGAGTCTCCACTGCAGATTCCATTATATTTGAGGTGAAAAACAGCAATCCATTGGATAACATCAATATCCCATGTGTGACAGATCTAACTATATTAAATTTAGCCACCGGAGGGCACTGCACCATAAACAATTTCAAGGATTAAAAGGGATTATTCGGTTGGTTTATAACATTGATGGCTTATCATTAGgacaggctatcaatattagatctgtgggtgtccgaaAGATCTAATATAGATTTCAGTAGAACAGCAATGCAATACCTGAACTCCCGTCTACAGTTTGCAcgatgagtgagcagcgcagctcaCAACACGTGAACAATTGTCTGGGTACCAGATACCATCCATCattggccatcaatgttagaaattagataacccctttaaggttaaagaAAAATAGTGTAGTACCAATATTAATCAAACTCTGGACTATTACATTCTGAAAACAAGGAAAATCAGAGATCCTGGGTAAACAGCACTAGGTAACACACAATCTTAGCACAGAGGAAATACAAGCTGTAAAATCAATGAAATCCAAGAGGGAAGGGGCTGTAGTGATTATGGATATATGTGGTTATGTCCAAAACAAGAAATACTAGGAAGACCCCACAGAATTGTACACCCAGGAACTTACAAATCGCATCAATAGTTTCAACACAGTAGATCCTTTACCTGAAGACACAATATTGGCAAACATAGGCGTACATTCTCTATAGTCCGCACAAGGATGGCATAGCTGCATGTCAATACTTTcttcaaaaaaacaacaaccaatTGGCAGATCCAGCCCTACAATTTATAAGGCTCGTAATTCATCGCATTTACTTTTCCTTTAACAGTGCTATAGGTAGCAAAAAAATGTCACCACAGTATACTAACCTGTTCATGGTGAAACTATAGAGGAGAAGATTTATCATCTTATATAACCAAACCTTTGGCAAACATCCGGTACATTGATGACCTGCTAATAATCCAGACAGGCTCAGAAAACTAACTACAGTCTTTTCATGAAAACTTCAATAAATTCCATCCCCCCATCAAACTCACTCTGAACTACTCTACATATCAAATACATTTCCTGGATACAACCATATACATCAATAATTATACAATCTACCGTAAACCTACAGACTGGCCAGGATATCTGAGATGGAACAGCTTTCATCCACAATGCATAAACATTCCATCATCTAAAGCCAATCTCTGGtacattcagatctgttcagacaGTACAGACTGGAAACAACATCTGCTAAGATTAAGGAATACATTCTTACAACAGGGATATCATCCATGGGTTGTAGATAAGCAGATCCAGGgaactataagggtatgttcacacggcagaaaatgaagaggaatttttctTCACTTTCCACCATTGCCATTTTTGCCATGGtctagccgcgacaggatgctgatgcagtccattgaaaacaatgggaaatcGATTCAGGGAGGAATCTGTCCTGGATTCGGGGGCGAAATCTACCCCCAAATCCtctgcaaattcctccatgtgaacacagccttagaatTCCAAGGAGCAGTCTCTTAGAGTACAAATAGAAGGAGGACAAAAACAGGGTGCTCATAGTGGTTTAATTCGACCCACAAATGAATATCTTGAGGAAAATTGCTGCTGATATTCAACCAATACTTCACAAGGACAATAAACTAAGTCAAGTGATTTGCCTCTCCTTGCATATAAGCAGCGGTGAAACTTAGAGAACGTCCTGGCCAGAAGTGCCCTCATATCAACGGCACAAGGTAGCATTTTTAACATTGCATGGAAATGTGCCAGACTGGTACTCATACCTCATCACCAAGCACAGTCCACATACCAAACACACACCTAGACTATAAAATCTCTCCAATGTGGTGTACATGATATTGCGTACTACGTGCCCCAATAAGGGACTTTACAATGGAGAAACAAAACCCACCGGCCAGAGTGAATTTACACAAGCACACAATAAAGGGCAACTGGATACCCCTGAGGGAAAACCCTTCTCTGGGCCGGACCAGTTTCTTAATGAAAATTCTGGGAACTGAAGCCGATGATTGGTAAAAGGACTCAATCTAACATCTGGATTTATGAGCCATTACAAGGACACAAGTCACCCCCTTCCATCATTCTGACTCCAGTCTATCACCTGAAAGTCacggaatttttttttcctactcaAGTTTGTGCCTCTGTTACTGAGATATTAATTCATTTCAGAATAAGCAAATGAGAAGTCTGGAGCAATGAGGACAGCTCCATTACTGCAAACTTCTGCACctcacactgctctaatacaccaTTCGTTGCTCCTTCCTTCTTTTCGTGACAGGTATCTAAGCCAAAATCTTGCATAGCCCTGTGTTCACACTTTTGCGCTGGAGTATTAAAGCAGTGTAGGGTGTAGAAGGAGCACACCCTCGCTGCTCCAGACTACTCATTTGCAATCTCAGAGACAGAGTTACATTCACCAGAGTCTGACCTATCTGTATTGCTGGTTGAATCTGCTTCACTCTGTTGACAGGCTCACTTAAGCCCTCACCCCAATAACCTGATTTTATTGCCGTTCCTTATCTTACTACATGTCTCATCAATGAAGTGCCTTCGCGTAACTTCTTGCCAGTGTTGTGCAGTGTTTTCAGTCATCCATTTGTAAATGTCTTAAGAAGCCTCTGTGCTTCCACATGTAATTTTGGTTAGTCAATAAAGGTAGCATACCTACAATACTTTTACTTCTTTAACACAAAAGTCCCAAACACTGCAAAGATTAAAGTTACTGTATTAAATGCAAGTCACTCATTTAGGCTCTATTTACATGACCATGATGCAAAATGATAGATATAACAGCACAAACTTATTAAATGCTGCATCAAAccatattttttttgcttttctgatgcttcataaaaaaaaatagtttgatGCAACATTTAAACAATGTGTGTGGTGACATCTCTCGAGTGCATATTGGGATGGAGAACCCTCTCACAAGCACCACAACCACTACTATCATCCAGTATACGGAGCCAGCGCTACATCTCCGTGATGCAGATTGGACATTTGCCATGGCCAACTTGCATCCATCGGGCATCCATTTTCAAAGATCACTCACAGACTTTCGTCTATTGGGTGCTCacttaaaaacagccaaaaacacgtgtccattttttttaatggccattcATATAAGCaatcaaaaaaaaccaaaactgagtgataagaaaaaaaaaaaaaaaaccttcagtaATCCTTTCCCTTTAAACCTATGTATCCTTGTGTTATTGATGCCGCAAACAAGTTACCTGCTGTATCTGAATAGTTAGCAgaaatattactatatacagaggtaacaggATTGTATTACTTTCCTAATCTTAGTATTATAGTGAATCAGACAATGATCAGCTTTCAATACTGGACGCACCTTATACAACGGGGAAGATCTCTGGTCTCCTGTTAGCTCCATGGGAGCCACATCTTCATTTTTGATAATGTTGCTTGACTTATGTGGAGACcctcgggcagctggaagcaaaTTCACTTGGTCGATGTTACACCCAGGTGGGGTCCCAGCTGAGGAAAGAATGAGGAATACAAACTTAGGTCATCTTCCTATGGTTAGGGCTACTAGTCACAGCACTAGCAACTTTTTGCTTTGGTTTAGTTTTAAAGGAACAATATAGACAAAACATATGCACCTAGATAcatgcatgggggggggggggggttacacaaAACAGAATGTTTCTCTAATGTTTTATAGACATCATGCTCTGCCCCCCTCATGTCTTGCTCAAAGCACAGCGAGTTTTAGGCTTCTTTCACACAAACAATCCATTCTGAGGAGTAAAACAAATTCACATCTCCTTTGATGATGGATGTGGTGtttgaaaagaaagaaaagaaaaagtgcaTACAgcgatttatttttttcctctataTCTCTTGATCTGTGAAAAAAACAATTTGTGAATGGAACCATTTACTATAACGGGTCCACGTGCTGTCTGTTTTTCCCTCACGGACAGAAAAATCATTCATGTGAAGGGCCCTTATCCAGAGTGTTACTTTATGGGTATCCCAAGGCATATAAGCAAATTTTGCAGATACCTATATACAAGTTTGCCACTTCACTGCCATAAAATATTGTTTTGTCTACGTGATAGCTGCGTGTCCTTTTGAGCTGAATTCTAAATGGCTCATATGGGCTGGTGAAGAGGATGGACAACAGCCAGCAGCACACACGGAATATTTGCTCAAAGACCAAAAATAGATCTGTTTAATCTGAAAAGACGCTGAGAGACGGTTGTGGCAAAACCTCTTGCATTCCCATCTGTTCTCTCACTTAGCAGATACATTGTACTCCCTCTGTTCTCCCAATTTATGTGGGAACCTTTGAAAAGGCTCCAACGTACGGTCAGGAAAGAGTCCTAGCAGCTGAACGTGACTGACCGCAATCATGGACGGACCCTAGATCTCTTCCTGTCTTGGGTCTCACAGGAAAAGGGCTCTGCATTCAACTGGGCACATTCAGGAGACACTTATTCCGATCTTTACATCAAAGAACCGACATTTACTCTTTAGATCAAAACCCGGCACtgttaagcagcaaaaacagggtCATTAAAGAGCTATTCTAGTAATGCCATGAAACTGCCTGAATACTCTGGGTACAGGATTCTAAGTTATAGAATGtcttggctaggttcacacaagcagACATGGTTACAGAAATAGACATGTCTTAGCAAACATCGATTGCAATGGGTGTTTTAACACACCGGTTGTCTTCAGTTTGCATCAGCTCCTTCGAGGTTAAACTTTCATAATGGAAGGAAAAATTGGTTCTTCCAGGACCGTTCCAAAAAACCTAACCCTGGCACTGAGGTGAAAGAGGGAACTGATGTTTTAAAACACCCCTTGAAATGTTTAGGTGCTTAAAATGGATCCGTGTCAGAATAACACAATAAAAATGTGAACCTAAAAAAGTATGCCATTTACACAATATTTCTGTTACATTTACATAAAGAGACTTGTAAACAATTTGTTTCACTGTTAAaaatatgggaggaatatgcaaatctgtctcccaagatgtaaatagggagactggtcctaccagaccgaaacggccgtccatagctgagaaactgtCTTGGTATAAAACCCACGTTATGCagtaaaggattctgggaaagtcgggaatgatgttcagggtgcttcctatagagggcagcataacagaggcactgtctccctatttacatcttgggagacagatttgcatattcctccgatgatcccttacagtggagcgactatggctgtataagtctccacacacctaataggtggtctctccataaggatggacattatccccataatctgttaAAAATATGTAATATTGCTTTTCATATTCTTTTAGTTGAGTTTGGAAACGCTGATTTGTCACCAGCCTGTGATTTATCAATTTAGAGGGTTTATTTGGGcccaatttttcatactgatgaatccacaggataggtcatcttaTGGGATTTGTGGGGTCAGACATCCAGATCTGGCTGTTGCAGCCACCTCTGCCATTCAATGAACAACAGCGATGCGGCAGCCTTATCCATTGCATAGAggtggttcacactagtgtttgggtttccatttcttAAGAGACTGCTTGGGGACTGGAAAAtagaaaccctatccgcttaaaaagcatgGAAACtgctagactataatggagtccgcaggGTTTCCACTAAaaatggtggagagaaaagtcctgcttattTTAAGTAAAATGGGAAACGAATTTTCATAACATTGTGTTACTTGAATAGGAGGGATTCTGAATGTGCTGCCCAACCACTCACAACCCTCGGGCACccagaggctgctggagcagccaaACTATGTGGGATCCCCACAATTCACATACTGTAGATAGGTcaacattatataaaaaaaaataaaaataaaaaaaaaaaatcaattttgggccagaaaacctctttaatgcaaACTGTAACTTCCACAATCCTCTTGCCTTTGGTGAAAGGAAGAACTGCAAAAGTTTGCATTGGGCTTTCGGTCTGAAAAGCTTGTCACCTAGGACATTGTCATCttaggcagtgctgaagctctaCAGACCTAACACCCTATATTCTACTGAGCCCTAGAAAAGGCGAATCACAAAAAAGACACCTCAGTGGGATATACCCTCCTACCTCTCATATACTACTTTAACACAGCAAGGGAACTACTTTCCATAGGTGACAATCCTGTGACCTATGGCGGTCATCTATGCACTTGTCAACAACAAAGAAAGAAGAACAACATAGAGATAAAGCAAAAGAAGGATGAAGACAAATATCAATAACACACTGACTTTTTGATATTAGGGGGGAAAACCTAAACTCGTGCACAAAGTAAGCATGAAAGTGTGGCTCCAAGCAGTGGCAGCCTAAAACTATGCTGATCTGCACTTTATCTGCAAAGTCACAAACTAACAATTTTTAACAAACTGTGTGAAAATCACGTGGCTTATTGAGAGTCTGTGCTCTAACTGTatatgtggatagatagatagatagatagatagatagatagatagatagatagatagatagatctacacACTCACAGTACTGTTCAAATAAACAGCAGTCCAAAATCAATAACCTGATAAATAAGTGGTTTTTGGCACAAGCGATACATAGCAAATAATTTACTTTTAAGTTTAGTAGAGAACTAACCGAGCCAACAATACGGACATGCATGCCGCTCATC from Leptodactylus fuscus isolate aLepFus1 chromosome 7, aLepFus1.hap2, whole genome shotgun sequence carries:
- the NFAT5 gene encoding nuclear factor of activated T-cells 5 isoform X2, with protein sequence MPSDFISLLSADLDLESPKSLYSRESVYDLLPKELQLPPSRETSVAPMSQTSGGEAGSPPPAVVAADASSSSSSTMGGARSSFTTTSSPSNYSTSLTDTKAMQSSATGVSKPGVSEQLLASNAGRQQSAPLRWTVLNISPPPEDLLDSSQMSCQDEGGGLDSEQSCNMWTEDSASNFSNMSSHSYNDNTEVPRKSRKRNTKQRPGAKRRDSNMDVFDADSAKAPHYVLSQLASESKGNSQAGNGASEPPKGGKKSLLLCEQFPSKSEGKELKIVVQPETQHRARYLTEGSRGSVKDRTQQGFPTVKLEGHNEPVVLQVFVGNDSGRVKPHGFYQACRVTGRNTTPCKEVDIEGTTVIEVMLDPSNMMTLAVDCVGILKLRNADVEARIGIAGSKKKSTRARLVFRVNIPRKDGSVLTLQTPSSPILCTQPAGVPEILKKSLHSCSVKGEEEVFLIGKNFLKGAKVVFQENIADDNSWKAEAEIDMELFHQNHLIVKVPPYHDQHITTPVSVVMFVVTNAGRSHEVQPFTYTPEPSGTPPGCNIDQVNLLPAARGSPHKSSNIIKNEDVAPMELTGDQRSSPLYKTSQIVASAQQNLESSPTSGSFSPSVSHLPSEKDQQTPIQVQVFSPEPLPTLQTQDIAQPSSFQVSPPSQSEDSIMQQTTAFQAMESQTRDTMQSDRTMVTLSQMAEATQQAQQPALQEQAQTLQQQMSASLFSAPSNPMQNPIHQLQSGSFQSGVSGNSTEVDLVQQVLEAQQQLSCVLFSSQGGNENKQSAMGQVEEQLKTGIFQLIGSMQNNQNQSMFSSPDSVHSRPENVLSGRPEGLLQQAENSMASQQQAMETNASMVMEMQQNIHQATGPMQSDIFQTQSPGAGSIQSPVYQQGSHLMSGLTTSEEMQMQCDMFSTSGVTGNDGSTGQQQVSASSSSLFQSSTTADNDNTPSQTEQMQNNVFQSIVQMQHSGDGQAQVNLFSPAEDMLGVQTTGSQQQGTGLYQQAGDMMALQQGGFLQQSPHSHAPLFHSQNTIGDNQNLSQETQGSLFHPSGSIGQNQGSSSSQDQMQSSLFHPQESITSPPEQSATNMYAMSSLQSSQVPQEKSLSFFSSQNSLPQLQGATSPEQQAAFQQQAQLSHIQNSTIAQEQQQQSPQNLFQAQNQQTSIFQATHSMVSMQSSPSPHEQTQNILFSAQSSMANMAAQEQQQNMLFSQNQEPMATQEQQNQALFHAQNMEFQAQSPVTSQHEQQQSPMFHNSPQLQLVQASPTSPEQQVALYMSPASMSALQNSMGPPDLQQSSMYSQSIQGSTPPPQQQAAMFHSSAGGAMSQLQGTSASSPQTTGMFLFGIQNNCSQLMSSGAGSLPDQMMALAQPGQSQADGQSVTTLLSQQMNENSSMTTDQNMEKISDLLVSLHNQGNNMSSSF
- the NFAT5 gene encoding nuclear factor of activated T-cells 5 isoform X4, which codes for MGGARSSFTTTSSPSNYSTSLTDTKAMQSSATGVSKPGVSEQLLASNAGRQQSAPLRWTVLNISPPPEDLLDSSQMSCQDEGGGLDSEQSCNMWTEDSASNFSNMSSHSYNDNTEVPRKSRKRNTKQRPGAKRRDSNMDVFDADSAKAPHYVLSQLASESKGNSQAGNGASEPPKGGKKSLLLCEQFPSKSEGKELKIVVQPETQHRARYLTEGSRGSVKDRTQQGFPTVKLEGHNEPVVLQVFVGNDSGRVKPHGFYQACRVTGRNTTPCKEVDIEGTTVIEVMLDPSNMMTLAVDCVGILKLRNADVEARIGIAGSKKKSTRARLVFRVNIPRKDGSVLTLQTPSSPILCTQPAGVPEILKKSLHSCSVKGEEEVFLIGKNFLKGAKVVFQENIADDNSWKAEAEIDMELFHQNHLIVKVPPYHDQHITTPVSVVMFVVTNAGRSHEVQPFTYTPEPSIPVNVLIKKEISSPTQSCTFEDSMKAGTPPGCNIDQVNLLPAARGSPHKSSNIIKNEDVAPMELTGDQRSSPLYKTSQIVASAQQNLESSPTSGSFSPSVSHLPSEKDQQTPIQVQVFSPEPLPTLQTQDIAQPSSFQVSPPSQSEDSIMQQTTAFQAMESQTRDTMQSDRTMVTLSQMAEATQQAQQPALQEQAQTLQQQMSASLFSAPSNPMQNPIHQLQSGSFQSGVSGNSTEVDLVQQVLEAQQQLSCVLFSSQGGNENKQSAMGQVEEQLKTGIFQLIGSMQNNQNQSMFSSPDSVHSRPENVLSGRPEGLLQQAENSMASQQQAMETNASMVMEMQQNIHQATGPMQSDIFQTQSPGAGSIQSPVYQQGSHLMSGLTTSEEMQMQCDMFSTSGVTGNDGSTGQQQVSASSSSLFQSSTTADNDNTPSQTEQMQNNVFQSIVQMQHSGDGQAQVNLFSPAEDMLGVQTTGSQQQGTGLYQQAGDMMALQQGGFLQQSPHSHAPLFHSQNTIGDNQNLSQETQGSLFHPSGSIGQNQGSSSSQDQMQSSLFHPQESITSPPEQSATNMYAMSSLQSSQVPQEKSLSFFSSQNSLPQLQGATSPEQQAAFQQQAQLSHIQNSTIAQEQQQQSPQNLFQAQNQQTSIFQATHSMVSMQSSPSPHEQTQNILFSAQSSMANMAAQEQQQNMLFSQNQEPMATQEQQNQALFHAQNMEFQAQSPVTSQHEQQQSPMFHNSPQLQLVQASPTSPEQQVALYMSPASMSALQNSMGPPDLQQSSMYSQSIQGSTPPPQQQAAMFHSSAGGAMSQLQGTSASSPQTTGMFLFGIQNNCSQLMSSGAGSLPDQMMALAQPGQSQADGQSVTTLLSQQMNENSSMTTDQNMEKISDLLVSLHNQGNNMSSSF